The sequence GAACGATTCATAGAGCAAAGGGAGACGAAAATATTCCTTTTTGTGTTTTTAAAGTTACAGGAATCGGATATTCTAAAATTTTAGAAAAAGTTCAAGCACATGAGCCATTGATTGCAGAGGAACAAGTCCGTTGGGAAAAAATTCAACTCCGAATGAATGAGATTTGCCTTACAGCATATCAGAATAAGGTTCGAATCTTTGTCGATGGAGAGGAAACATGGTTTCAAGATACGATTGATGATTTGACCTATCAGATGATGGAAAAATACAACAAAGAAGAAGCTATTGTTTACAATACATATCAAATGTACACCACAGATAGACTTGAAAAATTGAAATCAGCCTATGAAAATGCTGTCAAGAATCAGTATCGTGTGGGAGCAAAAATTGTTCGTGGAGCATATATGGAAAAAGAACGCAAAAGAGCAGAGGAAAAAGGTTATACTGACCCCATACAACCCGACAAACTAAGTACAGACAGAGATTTTGATGCAGCATTAGAATTTTGTGTAGAGAATAGAGAACGTATTGCTGTTTGTGCAGGGACACACAACGAACTTAGTTGTTATTCGCTTGTCGTATTGATGGACGCCTATAAAATTGATAAAAATGACTCTAACTTTCATTTTGCACAACTTTATGGAATGAGTGATAATATGTCTAATAATTTGGCAGCAGCAGGTTATAATGTGGCTAAATATGTTCCTTATGGCGCAGTAAAAGACGTAATGCCTTATCTGATACGAAGAGCAGACGAAAATACAGCTATTGCAGGGCAGAGTAGCAGAGAATATTTACTGATTCAGAAAGAAATCGAACGAAGAAAACAAGCAAGACAGTTAAAACCATAGGCATTTGCGTAGGGACAATGCATGCATTGTCCGTACAAATTAGTTTTTAATATAGAAGTATATTTTCATTTTCTGCTTCCCACTTTCGGAGTTTTATACGGTCTTCGTAAGGAAGATTACGAACAAAGATATTTACTTTCTCATCAAATTGTGCAAGACTGTGTAAGAGCTGATTTATTTGGGTAACATTATCTAGCGAAGTAGAAAATTCGTGGGTTTTGTTACCTTTTTTTACGATTTGAAATAGATAAGAGCTATTTGTATAGATGAGATTGATAGCCAAAATAGATTTTAGAATAATTCTGACTTCCTTTTTTACTTCTTTGAAGCGTATGGCGATGTGCTTTTGATGAATTTGTATGCTTTCAATTTCTTTTTTCTTGGGAGCTGCAACAAATATTTTTTTGTCTTTGTAAAACATATTTTTAATTCCGATTGACATTATAGCACAAAATGTAATGCCTAGTGAAAGAGGAGCAATCTCCAAAATGATTGTCAATACAACCAGAACAGCAGACATTCCAAGCACCCAAATAGAAAAACTATTTTTTTTGTAAAACGAACGCTCATCTTTCAAAACTGGCTCGTTCATAAAATGATTATTTGCTTCTGCAAAAAGCTCATCACTAAAGACTCCAACTTTATCATTACATTTAATAACATATAAAGGAGGTTTGGTAACACCTTGAATTTCTAACTTTTCACTAACAGGAAATTTTCCTAATGTTTCACTTTGGTTACAATGTGTTTTACCTAGATAG comes from Bernardetia sp. and encodes:
- a CDS encoding proline dehydrogenase family protein — encoded protein: MDSNSTPINISSLSALEIIQMAKEHVSFDDTETAFANRSDFELKKMNLLFWTMNKPTLVDSGTPLLKLAFKLRAPFVKPVVKNTLFEHFCGGETIEDSERTIIQLAQAGIGTILDYSVEGEKSEKGFEKTKSEIIRTIHRAKGDENIPFCVFKVTGIGYSKILEKVQAHEPLIAEEQVRWEKIQLRMNEICLTAYQNKVRIFVDGEETWFQDTIDDLTYQMMEKYNKEEAIVYNTYQMYTTDRLEKLKSAYENAVKNQYRVGAKIVRGAYMEKERKRAEEKGYTDPIQPDKLSTDRDFDAALEFCVENRERIAVCAGTHNELSCYSLVVLMDAYKIDKNDSNFHFAQLYGMSDNMSNNLAAAGYNVAKYVPYGAVKDVMPYLIRRADENTAIAGQSSREYLLIQKEIERRKQARQLKP